From the genome of Streptomyces sp. NBC_01317, one region includes:
- a CDS encoding PTS sugar transporter subunit IIA produces the protein MTIVTAPLAGRAIGLAAVPDPVFAGAMVGPGTAIDPVLKPSVAVSPVDGVVVSLHPHAFVVVDEDGHGVLTHLGIDTVQLNGEGFELHVNKGDTVTRGQAVIGWDPGAVAAAGKSPICPVVALEATAGALSAVVEDGDLKAGDTLFSWESA, from the coding sequence ATGACCATCGTGACGGCCCCACTCGCCGGACGCGCCATCGGACTCGCCGCTGTCCCCGACCCGGTGTTCGCCGGGGCGATGGTCGGTCCCGGTACCGCCATCGATCCCGTCCTCAAACCGTCTGTGGCCGTCTCGCCGGTGGACGGGGTGGTGGTCTCCCTCCACCCGCACGCCTTTGTGGTCGTCGACGAGGACGGGCACGGTGTGCTGACGCACCTCGGCATCGACACCGTGCAGCTCAACGGCGAAGGCTTTGAGCTGCACGTCAACAAGGGCGACACCGTGACTCGGGGTCAGGCCGTCATCGGCTGGGACCCCGGCGCCGTCGCGGCTGCCGGGAAGTCCCCGATCTGCCCGGTCGTGGCGCTCGAAGCCACGGCCGGCGCTCTGTCCGCCGTCGTGGAGGACGGCGACCTCAAGGCGGGCGACACGCTCTTCAGCTGGGAGTCGGCGTAA
- a CDS encoding glycoside hydrolase family 31 protein has translation MDGRELVRSMKVVGSVQGLRSVRSAWRQRRTDARALPVRGAERARVPGQAAGARPGPGGGVVRFARAELRVCVTVGGAVFWGWDGAEPLPSYALAGSPPDPDPRAVLEPNTDGGWRVVSERVMVTVSRHGGVEIRTPGGVVLRRELPPRWWEPVAGGVARWVQRTEVAADARFFGLGGRARGPRLADGTYRLWNTDPGGRFGPEDDPLYVTMPVQLVVADAGTHLAFVDNSWDGRVTLREGEEGAGSGHDRPGTSELRMDGGPLRCWVVIGTPARVLHGWTALTGAPVPPPAWALGPQHARWGFGSEREVRRIVAGYRERGLPLSAVHLDIDHYDAHQVFTVDRERFPDLPGLAGELRAEGVRLVSIVDPAVRAAAGNAVYESGRAADAFVRDARGGEVRGEVWPGECVYPDFTDPGVREWWGGLYAERLAQGFSGVWHDMNEPVSFAPFGDTTLPRSARHRLEGRGGDHREAHNVYGLEMARAGFEGLRKLRPDERPFLFSRSGWAGMQRYGGTWSGDVATGWPGLRASLALVLGLGLCGVPYSGPDVGGFDGSPTPELYLRWFQLGAYMPLFRTHAAIDAGRREPWEFGAEVLEHARAALAERERLRPYFMTLAQLARLTGAPYVRPVWWGAPEDRALRDCEDAFMLGDGLLVAPVLARGEDRRAVRLPRGRWYDTATGKAYEGPGQVLIDAPLSRVPVLARAGAVIPVRGGDGAVELEAWAPAPGRTGGGLVIGDPGDGWGTAEVERYTSRLVDGRVRVERVTDGGNVEPERTVRVRGVASGG, from the coding sequence ATGGACGGTCGTGAACTGGTGCGTTCGATGAAAGTGGTCGGGTCGGTACAGGGGCTCCGCTCGGTGCGGTCGGCCTGGCGGCAGCGGCGTACGGATGCGAGGGCGCTGCCGGTGCGCGGCGCCGAGCGGGCCAGGGTGCCGGGGCAGGCGGCGGGGGCGCGGCCCGGGCCCGGCGGGGGTGTCGTGCGGTTCGCGCGGGCGGAGCTGCGGGTGTGCGTGACGGTGGGCGGTGCGGTGTTCTGGGGGTGGGACGGCGCGGAGCCGCTGCCGTCGTACGCGCTGGCGGGTTCTCCGCCGGATCCCGACCCCCGGGCGGTGCTGGAGCCGAATACGGACGGCGGCTGGCGGGTGGTGTCGGAGCGCGTGATGGTGACGGTGTCGCGTCACGGCGGGGTGGAGATCCGTACGCCGGGCGGGGTGGTGCTCCGCCGTGAGCTGCCGCCGCGCTGGTGGGAGCCGGTCGCGGGGGGTGTGGCGCGGTGGGTGCAGCGGACGGAGGTGGCGGCGGACGCACGGTTCTTCGGGTTGGGCGGGCGGGCGCGGGGGCCGCGGCTGGCGGACGGGACGTACCGGCTGTGGAACACGGACCCCGGGGGCCGGTTCGGTCCCGAGGACGATCCGCTGTACGTCACGATGCCGGTGCAGCTGGTGGTGGCGGACGCGGGGACGCATCTGGCGTTTGTCGACAACTCGTGGGACGGGCGGGTGACCCTGCGGGAGGGTGAGGAGGGCGCGGGCTCGGGGCACGACCGGCCGGGGACGAGCGAGCTGCGGATGGACGGCGGGCCGCTGCGGTGCTGGGTGGTGATCGGCACGCCGGCGCGGGTGCTGCACGGCTGGACGGCGCTGACCGGGGCGCCCGTACCGCCGCCGGCCTGGGCGCTGGGTCCGCAGCACGCGCGGTGGGGGTTCGGCAGTGAGCGGGAGGTGCGGCGGATCGTCGCCGGGTACCGGGAGCGTGGTCTTCCGCTGTCGGCGGTGCATCTCGACATCGATCACTACGACGCGCATCAGGTCTTCACCGTGGACCGGGAGCGTTTCCCCGATCTGCCGGGGCTGGCCGGGGAGTTGCGGGCGGAGGGGGTGCGGCTGGTGTCGATCGTGGATCCGGCGGTGAGGGCGGCGGCCGGGAACGCGGTGTACGAGAGCGGGCGCGCGGCGGACGCCTTCGTACGGGACGCGCGGGGCGGGGAGGTCCGGGGCGAGGTCTGGCCGGGTGAGTGCGTGTATCCGGACTTCACGGATCCGGGGGTACGGGAGTGGTGGGGCGGCCTGTACGCGGAGCGGCTGGCGCAGGGGTTCTCCGGCGTGTGGCACGACATGAACGAGCCGGTGTCCTTCGCGCCGTTCGGTGACACGACGCTGCCGCGCTCGGCCAGGCACCGGCTGGAGGGCAGGGGCGGTGACCACCGGGAGGCGCACAACGTCTACGGGCTGGAGATGGCGCGGGCCGGTTTCGAGGGGCTGCGGAAGCTGCGCCCGGACGAGCGGCCGTTCCTGTTCTCACGCTCGGGCTGGGCGGGGATGCAGCGGTACGGCGGCACCTGGTCGGGCGATGTGGCGACGGGCTGGCCGGGGCTGCGGGCCTCGCTGGCGCTGGTGTTGGGGCTGGGCCTGTGCGGGGTGCCGTACTCGGGGCCCGACGTCGGTGGTTTTGACGGGAGTCCGACGCCGGAGCTGTATCTGCGGTGGTTCCAACTGGGTGCGTACATGCCGTTGTTCCGTACGCACGCGGCGATCGACGCGGGGCGCAGGGAGCCGTGGGAGTTCGGCGCGGAGGTGCTGGAGCACGCGCGGGCCGCGCTGGCCGAACGGGAGCGGCTGCGGCCGTACTTCATGACGCTGGCGCAGCTCGCCCGGCTGACGGGGGCTCCTTATGTGCGGCCGGTGTGGTGGGGGGCGCCGGAGGACCGGGCGCTGCGGGACTGCGAGGACGCGTTCATGCTGGGCGACGGTCTGCTGGTGGCGCCGGTGCTGGCGCGCGGGGAGGACCGGCGGGCGGTGCGGCTGCCCCGGGGGCGGTGGTACGACACGGCGACCGGGAAGGCGTACGAGGGGCCGGGCCAGGTGTTGATCGACGCGCCGCTGTCGCGGGTCCCGGTGCTGGCGCGGGCGGGTGCGGTGATACCGGTACGGGGCGGGGACGGGGCGGTGGAGCTGGAGGCGTGGGCCCCGGCGCCCGGGCGGACGGGGGGCGGGCTGGTGATCGGCGATCCGGGCGACGGCTGGGGTACGGCGGAGGTGGAGCGGTACACCTCGCGGCTGGTGGACGGCCGGGTCCGGGTGGAGCGGGTGACGGACGGGGGGAACGTGGAGCCGGAGCGGACCGTACGGGTGCGGGGTGTGGCGTCCGGGGGGTGA
- a CDS encoding acetoacetate--CoA ligase — translation MTTAASPAPLWQPDPARIAAAGVTRFQTWAAERYGAPAEGGYAALHRWSVDELDTFWTALADWFDVRFTAPYERVLGAETMPGAEWFPGATLNYAEHALRTAMDPARADTPALVHVDETQEQRSVSWSELRGEVVALAAALRDLGVRPGDRVSGYLPNIPQAVTALLATAAVGAVWTSCAPDFGARGVLDRFQQVEPVVLFAVDGYRYGGKEHDRTETVAELRRELPTVRAVVHVPLLGTPAPEGTLEWSALVERTAENADADADIDTDPAPPVFEQVPFDHPLWVLYSSGTTGLPKAIVQSQGGILLEHLKQIGLHCDLGPEDRLFWYTSTGWMMWNFLVSGLLTGTTIVLYDGSPGFPAVDAQWRVADRTGATFFGTSAAYVMACRKADVHPARDHDLSRVRCVATTGSPLPPDGFRWLADEAGDDLWIASVSGGTDICSCFAGAVPTLPVHIGELQAACLGTDLQAWDPQGRPLTDEVGELVVTRPMPSMPVRFWNDPDGSRYHDSYFDTYPGVWRHGDWITLTDRGSVVIHGRSDSTLNRQGVRMGSADIYEVVERLAEIRESLVIGVEEPDGGYWMPLFVHLAEGQRLDDGLRARIATTIRQELSPRHVPDEIIEVPGVPHTLTGKRIEVPVKRLLQGASLDQAVNAGSVDHVELLHFYADLARERR, via the coding sequence ATGACCACAGCCGCCAGCCCCGCACCGCTCTGGCAGCCCGACCCCGCACGGATCGCCGCCGCCGGGGTCACCCGCTTCCAGACGTGGGCCGCCGAACGGTACGGAGCCCCGGCCGAGGGCGGCTACGCGGCGCTGCACCGCTGGTCCGTGGACGAGCTCGACACGTTCTGGACCGCGCTCGCCGACTGGTTCGACGTACGCTTCACCGCCCCGTACGAACGGGTCCTCGGCGCGGAGACCATGCCGGGCGCCGAGTGGTTCCCCGGCGCCACCCTCAACTACGCGGAACACGCGCTGCGCACCGCCATGGACCCGGCCCGCGCCGACACCCCCGCGCTCGTGCACGTGGACGAGACACAGGAACAGCGCTCCGTCTCCTGGTCCGAACTGCGCGGCGAGGTGGTCGCGCTCGCCGCCGCGCTGCGCGACCTCGGCGTACGCCCCGGGGACCGCGTCAGCGGCTACCTCCCCAACATCCCGCAGGCCGTCACCGCCCTGCTCGCCACCGCCGCCGTCGGCGCCGTCTGGACCTCCTGCGCCCCCGACTTCGGCGCCCGCGGCGTCCTCGACCGCTTCCAGCAGGTCGAACCGGTCGTCCTGTTCGCCGTCGACGGCTACCGCTACGGCGGCAAGGAACACGACCGTACGGAGACCGTCGCCGAACTCCGCCGCGAACTGCCCACCGTCCGGGCCGTGGTCCACGTCCCGCTGCTCGGCACCCCGGCCCCCGAGGGCACGCTCGAATGGTCCGCCCTGGTCGAGCGGACCGCTGAGAACGCCGACGCCGACGCTGACATCGACACCGACCCCGCACCGCCGGTCTTCGAACAGGTCCCCTTCGACCACCCCCTGTGGGTCCTCTACTCGTCCGGCACCACCGGCCTCCCCAAAGCCATCGTCCAGTCCCAGGGAGGCATCCTGCTCGAACACCTCAAGCAGATCGGCCTCCACTGCGACCTCGGCCCCGAGGACCGCCTCTTCTGGTACACCTCCACCGGCTGGATGATGTGGAACTTCCTGGTCAGCGGCCTGCTGACCGGCACCACGATCGTCCTGTACGACGGCAGCCCCGGCTTCCCCGCCGTCGACGCCCAGTGGCGCGTCGCCGACCGGACCGGAGCCACCTTCTTCGGCACCTCCGCCGCGTACGTCATGGCCTGCCGCAAGGCGGACGTCCACCCCGCCCGTGACCACGACCTCTCCCGCGTGCGCTGCGTCGCCACCACCGGATCACCCCTGCCGCCCGACGGCTTCCGCTGGCTGGCCGACGAGGCCGGCGACGACCTGTGGATCGCCTCCGTCAGCGGCGGCACCGACATCTGCAGCTGCTTCGCCGGCGCCGTACCGACCCTGCCCGTCCACATCGGCGAGCTCCAGGCGGCGTGCCTCGGCACGGACCTCCAGGCCTGGGACCCCCAGGGCCGTCCCCTCACCGACGAGGTCGGCGAACTGGTCGTCACCCGGCCCATGCCGTCCATGCCGGTCCGCTTCTGGAACGACCCCGACGGCAGCCGCTACCACGACAGCTACTTCGACACCTATCCCGGCGTCTGGCGCCACGGCGACTGGATCACGCTCACCGACCGCGGCTCGGTCGTCATCCACGGCCGCTCCGACTCCACCCTCAACCGCCAGGGCGTCCGGATGGGCTCCGCCGACATCTACGAAGTGGTCGAACGTCTCGCCGAGATCCGCGAATCCCTGGTCATCGGCGTCGAAGAACCGGACGGTGGCTACTGGATGCCCCTCTTCGTCCACCTCGCGGAAGGACAGCGGCTGGACGACGGACTGCGGGCCCGCATCGCGACAACCATCCGCCAGGAGCTCTCACCCCGCCATGTCCCCGACGAGATCATCGAGGTCCCCGGCGTCCCCCACACCCTCACCGGCAAGCGCATCGAGGTCCCCGTCAAACGCCTCCTCCAGGGCGCGAGCCTCGACCAGGCCGTCAACGCCGGATCCGTCGACCACGTCGAACTCCTCCACTTCTACGCGGACCTGGCCCGCGAGCGCCGCTGA
- the ptsP gene encoding phosphoenolpyruvate--protein phosphotransferase codes for MGTTLRGVGVSHGVAIGEVRHMGTTVLEPPAKQIGPEEAGREQARARQAVDAVAADLNARGNLAGGEAQAVLEAQAMMAQDPDLLADVERRIAVGSSAERGVYDAFASYRALLANAGEYLAGRVADLDDVRNRIVARLLGVPMPGVPDSDEPYVLIARDLAPADTALLDPTLVLGFVTEEGGPTSHSAILARALGVPAVVALPGAVELAEGTLIAVDGSTGEVHVEPSAGRQAELEEAAAARKAALSGVTGPGATSDGHKVPLLANIGGLSDVQAAVEAGAEGVGLFRTEFLFLDDSERAPSEEKQVEVYRSVLEAFPEGRVVVRVLDAGADKPLAFLTPADEPNPALGVRGLRSLLDHPDVLRTQLTALARAAEGLPVYLEVMAPMVADRADAKAFADACRAAGLHAKFGAMVEIPAAALRARSILQEVEFLSLGTNDLAQYTFAADRQVGAVARWQDPWQPALLDLVALSAEGAKAEGKSCGVCGEAASDPLLACVLTGLGVTSLSMGSASIPYVRATLAKHTLAQCERAASAARAADSAEGAKAAAQAVLSGE; via the coding sequence ATGGGGACGACGCTGCGAGGCGTCGGGGTCAGCCACGGGGTGGCGATCGGCGAGGTCCGGCACATGGGGACCACCGTGCTGGAGCCACCGGCCAAGCAGATCGGTCCCGAGGAGGCCGGGCGCGAGCAGGCGCGCGCACGCCAGGCCGTGGACGCCGTAGCCGCCGATCTCAACGCGCGGGGGAACCTGGCCGGCGGCGAGGCGCAGGCGGTACTCGAAGCGCAGGCGATGATGGCCCAGGACCCTGATCTGCTGGCCGACGTGGAGCGGCGTATCGCCGTAGGGAGCAGCGCCGAGCGGGGGGTGTACGACGCGTTCGCCTCGTACCGCGCTCTGCTTGCCAACGCCGGGGAGTATCTGGCGGGGCGGGTCGCGGACCTGGACGACGTGCGGAACCGTATCGTCGCCCGGCTGCTGGGCGTGCCGATGCCCGGGGTGCCGGACAGTGACGAGCCGTACGTCCTGATCGCCCGTGACCTCGCCCCCGCCGACACGGCGTTGCTCGATCCGACCCTGGTGCTCGGTTTTGTGACCGAGGAGGGCGGGCCGACCAGTCACAGCGCGATTCTGGCGCGGGCGCTCGGGGTGCCGGCCGTGGTGGCGTTGCCGGGGGCCGTCGAGTTGGCCGAGGGAACGCTGATCGCGGTCGACGGGAGTACGGGCGAGGTCCATGTGGAGCCGTCGGCCGGGCGGCAGGCGGAGCTGGAGGAGGCCGCGGCGGCGCGGAAGGCGGCGCTGTCGGGGGTCACCGGGCCCGGCGCCACCTCGGACGGGCACAAGGTGCCGCTGCTCGCCAACATCGGTGGGCTCTCCGACGTCCAGGCCGCGGTCGAGGCGGGGGCCGAGGGGGTGGGGCTGTTCCGTACGGAGTTCCTGTTCCTGGACGACAGTGAGCGGGCGCCGTCGGAGGAGAAGCAGGTCGAGGTGTACCGGTCGGTCCTGGAAGCGTTTCCCGAGGGCCGGGTGGTCGTGCGGGTGCTGGACGCGGGGGCGGACAAACCCCTGGCGTTCCTGACGCCGGCCGATGAGCCGAATCCGGCGCTGGGGGTGCGGGGTCTGCGGAGTCTGCTGGATCACCCGGACGTGCTGCGGACGCAGTTGACGGCGCTGGCGAGGGCGGCCGAGGGTCTGCCGGTGTATCTGGAGGTCATGGCGCCGATGGTGGCGGACCGTGCGGACGCGAAGGCGTTCGCGGACGCCTGCCGTGCGGCGGGGCTGCACGCCAAGTTCGGTGCGATGGTGGAGATTCCGGCCGCGGCGCTGCGGGCGCGGTCGATTCTCCAGGAGGTCGAGTTCCTTTCGCTGGGGACGAACGACCTGGCGCAGTACACCTTCGCCGCCGACCGGCAGGTGGGGGCGGTGGCGCGGTGGCAGGACCCGTGGCAGCCGGCGCTGCTGGATCTGGTCGCGCTGTCGGCCGAGGGTGCCAAGGCGGAGGGCAAGAGCTGCGGGGTGTGCGGGGAGGCGGCGTCGGATCCGCTGCTGGCGTGTGTGCTGACCGGGCTCGGGGTGACGTCGTTGTCGATGGGCTCGGCGTCGATTCCCTATGTGCGGGCGACGCTGGCGAAGCACACGCTCGCGCAGTGCGAGCGTGCCGCGTCGGCCGCGCGGGCCGCCGACTCCGCCGAGGGTGCCAAGGCCGCGGCGCAGGCGGTGCTGTCCGGCGAGTGA